A genomic window from Pecten maximus chromosome 6, xPecMax1.1, whole genome shotgun sequence includes:
- the LOC117329096 gene encoding pericentriolar material 1 protein-like isoform X3, translated as MMVKKITKEMFLHVEASWRTSPDKTPQVHQKGPQEEEHQELQGEHGHIVSRLMQIREYIKQANTMKEALSKTGSPQNKEDYERVSKLVASLEEQEKGYVAFLAQCLSVKEDSTAVDWSNQGQETPLVMESADEEACSVDLEVQSETSEATTQDNETSPLAWRPRIEDKLGLTDGDDEDNDHTERTIGDGSPGPDMMDNTLTANTDSHGGDWDYMHEDFEQEARMEVEELRKNEVKSLRQQQELLKKIVHQQEQMKALKGRQTALLALQQDAERKLADAKAGERSRASSAPATNTSQNHMFMSASQKPLSQAVDINPQTSRNTTDGLPGDLQEIRQHLNYLRNELKEQTPETAERQSNPELEAATNAAALEDNRRQLQDKLLDLQSKKQRMDTLLQELQNLRSQRFDATLNNMPQLEPEIPAAPTASAPNTSLAMLEDTKAALNEAGNTESNAQEILDILDAQEKLRKLQEVKQRLNQLRSLVQYYQSETTEGNQSEENTAAAFRAQLDLMEEMHNLGGIAGLAEGEMEGPPSQPPPRKPYSMAPTAGAAAAAAATQLKSDEDNRSEDSMSSESESHLSSLGPWGDDPEIQEKVQKLKEAKEKLRQLQDLVSIVQQSPDGARGLPDSLAELAASLDCDDQPPAEPQDHLLSDGEVPMSQTERDSLEAAKNQLRELESLKEERRRLLTIQQELQALQGHFAGIPEKDEEDNRDGKTEMKEISDPAAERDEEEVDEDEEDKENQRPIRLSAPVVKFSSNDEVYGKMRKQRMMREELRQKKRELEAIMKKDNSNKKNYSKNQDNQSDTVSYSTDMYGASMSADATMATWGGSTVDNLESITEDNDRLDREDDEDEDAYPSDGIIQVEEEEEENDSDNNTYTIEEDVRQRREARSQRHVATGSSRSQDKKRRTFPRARKDQKDGTRPKQGSWSKKAKQGRVKQENFRSPRELMQDDSPDGSKLLDSSASQYEALQMQLQRTASMCQTLMGGDQNQTLPGMGLLQTSAMSSPGFGYRGGAMPDMFQQQMQQQQLMMNMSQCLQQIAMQQMEIQNLQRHIQGFTPDELRLRSLTSLSAAVDSRGLSPNIGTLPRPDSFSQPTPSFLQRHSMDNLLSGQTLGEDNVFESERRLGEGLAQGGQDGRSRSLGRSASMQSTGSKQRAHTERLVSRRNESLHQSSRIDESIPSLPFSQGRKKKKPTSHQRQWSQASGSKDGGAAHSDFTGNTSDILNSLAQHVRPTGLRASQMGERPGLSAGISGAGFGEEGSVASTFSNRPQREAVAGRKKEPSEVDDPSDLSLFDTLREPIYAEVATFISQNENRPHFLIELFRELQKLTSDYLRQRVLYSIKQLVTMFLTEQSAGPLTTNIDEPLPAWMNNAAVGTASELTPSESNLTTDDEEIAMKLRDLTIEKRRALARGESLQNDQFDYVEAADYDSSLSTPSTSYWDNPFSQDLGDTVIHLDKALKKMRENESKIAAAEKAKLESKKSKPNQARPSRPVSEPTSSSAVDQGSESSVSSTSYSRIDTQELNKQIKMIMKEVIPVIKEHIDHVCSFELLAYIKRLVLSLTRQYDSSQYATFFHAQLSSALQETLSRFEGRKLRMCGEDLLVDMSEVLFNELAFFRLMQGLGENPATVSQQVQSSGTQTREQEDLSVDEDDAQTQESDTTESTVTEDEDSEREHSLRLNATEEEELGKLRDDEFANEVQIQDADDKDDDIESPYKPVQIELAVSETKPFTRIGSDEDDEDADESQSADDPSETAVSRDAMMEKSHSIEDGEEMPEEETPVSDANEGDADQGANTFGDNDKDSEEPIKMNGEILENGELAVDDLPNSLNLVPMVEVQNKMTDEQKNNSSVEAVLSTIDVQEELAGDGQSLKEPGIPTYPPVSRQV; from the exons ATGATGGTGAAAAAAATAACGAAAGAAATGTTCCTACACGTCGAGGCAAGCTGGAGAACTTCACCCGACAAGACACCTCAAGTACATCAGAAGGGGCCACAGGAGGAAGAGCATCAGGAGCTG CAGGGAGAACATGGTCATATTGTCAGCCGACTGATGCAGATCCGGGAGTACATTAAACAGGCCAACACAATGAAAGAAGCTCTGTCCAAGACTGGTTCTCCT CAAAATAAAGAAGACTATGAGAGAGTATCAAAACTTGTCGCAAGTCTTGAAGAACAGGAAAAAGGCTATGTAGCTTTTTTGGCCCAATGTTTG TCAGTGAAGGAGGACAGCACAGCGGTTGACTGGAGTAACCAGGGTCAGGAGACACCTTTAGTAATGGAGTCTGCTGACGAGGAAGCTTGTTCTGTTGACCTGGAAGTTCAGTCCGAGACATCTGAGGCTACTACA CAAGATAATGAGACCAGTCCATTAGCATGGCGTCCACGTATTGAGGACAAGCTAGGGCTCACTGATGGTGATGATGAGGATAATGACCATACAGAACGTACAATTGGCGATGGCTCCCCGGGACCAGATATGATGGATAATACACTGACTGCCAATACTGACAGCCATGGTGGAGATTGGGACTACATGCATGAGGACTTTGAACAAGAG GCAAGAATGGAAGTAGAAGAGTTAAGGAAGAATGAAGTCAAGTCTCTACGACAACAACAAGAACTTCTTAAGAAGATTGTTCACCAGCAGGAACAG ATGAAGGCTTTGAAGGGAAGACAGACTGCATTATTAGCCCTGCAGCAGGATGCAGAAAGAAAATTAGCAGATGCCAAAGCCGGTGAACGTTCAAGAG CTTCATCAGCACCTGCAACAAACACCAGCCAAAATCATATGTTTATGTCCGCAAGTCAGAAGCCTCTGAGTCAGGCAGTGGACATCAATCCTCAGACTTCAAGGAACACTACAGATGGTCTTCCTGGTGACCTGCAGGAGATCAGACAGCATCTCAACTATCTTCGAAATGAACTCAAAGAACAG ACACCAGAAACTGCTGAGAGACAAAGTAATCCTGAGCTTGAGGCAGCCACTAATGCTGCTGCCTTAGAGGATAATAGACGCCAACTACAAGACAAACTGCTGGATCTTCAGTCCAAAAAACAGCGCATGGACACCTTGTTACAGGAGCTACAGAATTTACGATCCCAGCGTTTTGATGCTACCCTTAATAACATGCCCCAACTGGAGCCAG AGATACCAGCAGCCCCAACAGCCTCAGCCCCAAACACCTCATTAGCCATGTTAGAGGACACTAAGGCTGCTCTGAATGAGGCAGGAAATACAGAATCAAATGCACAGGAAATCCTCGATATTCTGGATGCACAGGAAAAACTAAG AAAACTACAGGAGGTGAAACAGAGGTTGAATCAGCTAAGATCCCTGGTACAATATTACCAGAGTGAGACAACAGAAGGCAATCAGTCTGAGGAGAACACAGCTGCAGCCTTTAGAGCACAGCTAGACCTCATGGAGGAGATGCACAACTTGGGCGGAATCGCTGg CCTAGCTGAAGGCGAGATGGAGGGTCCACCATCACAACCTCCCCCAAGGAAACCCTATAGTATGGCACCAACAGCAGGAGCTGCTGCTGCAGCAGCTGCCACACAGTTAAAGTCAGATGAGGACAATCGCTCGGAGGACAGTATGTCGTCGGAATCAGAATCCCACTTGTCCAGTCTCGGACCATGGGGAGATGATCCAGAAATTCAAGAAAAAGTCCA GAAATTAAAAGAAGCAAAAGAAAAGTTACGTCAGCTGCAAGATCTAGTGTCTATAGTTCAGCAGTCTCCAGATGGAGCAAGAGGTCTCCCTGACAGCTTGGCTGAGCTTGCTGCTAGTCTGGATTGTGATGACCAACCCCCTGCTGAGCCTCAAGACCATCTCCTCTCTGATGGTGAAGTCCCAATGTCTCAGACAGAAAG AGATTCATTGGAAGCAGCCAAGAACCAGTTGAGGGAACTGGAATCATTGAAGGAGGAGCGAAGGCGACTTCTCACCATTCAACAGGAACTACAGGCGTTACAGGGACACTTTGCTGGG atACCAGAGAAGGATGAAGAAGACAATAGAGATGGGAAAACTGAGATGAAGGAAATATCAGACCCAGCTGCAGAACGGGATGAGGAAGAGGTAGATGAAGATGAAGAGGATAAAGAAAACCAGCGACCAATTAGACTTAGTGCTCCTGTCGTCAAAT TTTCCTCAAATGATGAAGTCTATGGGAAGATGAGGAAACAGAGGATGATGCGAGAAGAATTACGCCAGAAGAAACGAGAACTGGAGGCTATAATGAAGAAAGACAATAGCAACAAGAAAAACTATTCGAAAAACCAGGACAATCAAAGTGACACAGTTTCCTACtctacagatatgtatgg TGCCAGTATGAGTGCTGATGCCACGATGGCCACATGGGGAGGGTCTACAGTAGACAACCTGGAAAGTATCACAGAGGACAATGACAGGCTGGACAGGGAagatgatgaggatgaggatg CCTACCCCAGTGATGGAATCATCCAAGTGGAGGAGGAAGAAGAGGAAAATGATTCTGATAACAACACTTACACAATAGAGGAAGATGTCAGACAGAGGAGAGAGGCACGCTCACAGAGACATGTGGCCACAGGGTCTTCAAGATCACAGGATAAAAAACGCCGCACATTTCCAAGGGCTCGGAAAGATCAAAAAG ATGGAACAAGACCCAAGCAAGGAAGCTGGTCGAAGAAGGCCAAGCAGGGAAGAGTCAAACAGGAG AATTTCCGTTCCCCTCGGGAATTAATGCAGGATGACTCGCCAGATGGTAGTAAGCTGCTGGATTCGTCAGCTAGTCAGTATGAAGCCCTACAGATGCAGTTACAGAGGACGGCATCTATGTGTCAGACACTGATGGGTGGGGACCAAAACCAGACTCTTCCTGGTATGGGACTGCTGCAGACCAGTGCTATGTCTTCTCCAG GCTTTGGTTATCGGGGAGGTGCAATGCCTGACATGTTCCAGCAGCAAATGCAGCAGCAGCAGTTGATGATGAACATGAGTCAGTGTCTCCAGCAGATAGCCATGCAACAGATGGAGATCCAGAACCTCCAGCGTCACATCCAAGGCTTCACACCAGACGAACTTCGTCTGCGCTCTCTCACTTCACTTTCTGCTGCGGTAGATAGTCGTGGTCTGTCCCCTAACATTGGGACACTTCCCCGACCAGATAGCTTTAGTCAACCTACGCCAAGCTTTCTCCAGAGACACAGCATGGATAATCTTCTCTCAGGACAAACCTTGGGTGAGGATAATGTGTTTGAATCTGAGCGACGTTTAGGGGAAGGCCTGGCTCAGGGAGGACAGGATGGTAGGAGCAGGTCATTAGGAAGATCTGCCAGTATGCAGAGCACTGGAAGTAAGCAGAGGGCACATACAGAGCGTCTCGTATCACGGAGGAATGAATCTCTTCATCAGTCCAGCAGGATTGATGAGTCCATACCCTCACTTCCTTTCTCACAAGGTAGAAAGAAGAAAAA ACCCACCAGTCACCAAAGACAGTGGTCACAAGCCTCTGGCAGTAAAGATGGAG GAGCTGCACATTCTGATTTTACAGGCAACACCTCTGATATCCTCAACTCTCTAGCACAACATGTGAGGCCAACTGGTCTTAGAGCGAGTCAGATGGGAGAAAGACCGGGCCTCAGTGCTGGGATCAGTGGAGCAGGCTTTGGGGAAGAAGGCAGTGTTGCCAGTACCTTTTCAAATAGACCACAACGAGAGGCAGTTGCTGGTCGCAAGAAAGAACCAAG TGAAGTGGATGATCCTAGTGACCTGTCTCTGTTTGATACACTGAGAGAACCTATTTATGCCGAGGTAGCCACTTTCATTTCACAAAATGAGAACAGACCCCACTTTCTTATTGAACTTTTTCGAGAACTTCAGAAGCTAACATCAGACTATCTGCGACAACGTGTTTTGTACTCTATCAAACAACTTGTTACCATGTTCCTAACAGAACAAAGTGCTGGACCTTTGACAACAAACATTGATGAG CCACTTCCTGCTTGGATGAACAATGCTGCTGTAGGTACAGCCTCTGAACTTACTCCTAGTGAGAGTAACTTGACCACAGATGATGAGGAAATAGCG ATGAAGTTACGAGACCTGACAATTGAGAAGAGACGTGCCCTTGCTAGAGGGGAGTCCCTACAGAATGACCAGTTTGACTACGTTGAGGCTGCTGATTATGATAGTAGTCTGTCCACTCCCTCCACCAGTTACTGGGACAACCCTTTCTCACAGGACCTGGGTGACACCGTCATCCATTTAGACAAG GCACTGAAGAAAATGAGAGAAAATGAATCCAAAATAGCCGCTGCAGAAAAAGCTAAGCTGGAGAGTAAAAAGTCAAAACCCAATCAAGCCAGACCATCTCGTCCTGTTTCTGAACCAACCAGTAGTTCTGCTGTGGACCAGGGAAGTGAGAGTTCAGTCTCTTCCACATCT TATTCCAGAATCGATACTCAAGAACTGAACAAGCAAATCAAGATGATCATGAAGGAAGTAATTCCAGTGATCAAGGAACATATAGATCATGTGTGTTCATTCGAACTGTTGGCCTACATCAAACGTCTCGTGCTCAGTCTCACACGACAATATGATAGCAGTCAGTATGCCACTTTCTTCCATGCCCAACTGAGCTCTGCACTGCAAGAAACTCTTAGCAGGTTTGAAGGGCGAAA ATTAAGGATGTGTGGGGAGGACTtacttgttgatatgtctgAGGTCCTGTTCAATGAGCTTGCGTTTTTCCGTCTGATGCAAGGTTTGGGGGAGAACCCTGCAACAGTGAGTCAACAAGTACAGTCTTCAGGCACCCAG ACCAGAGAGCAGGAGGACCTATCTGTAGATGAAGATGATGCACAGACCCAGGAATCAGATACCACTGAGAGTACAGTGACTGAGGACGAGGATAGTGAACGTGAACACTCACTTCGCCTAAATGCTACAGAGGAAGAAGAGCTTGGCAAG TTGAGGGACGATGAGTTTGCTAATGAGGTGCAAATTCAGGATGCTGATGACAAGGATGATGACATAGAATCTCCATACAAACCTGTTCAGATAGAGCTAGCAGTCAGTGAAACCAAGCCCTTTACACG AATTGGAAGTGATGAGGATGATGAAGATGCTGACGAGTCACAAAGTGCTGATGACCCCTCAGAGACGGCAGTGTCACGAGATGCCATGATGGAAAAATCACACTCCATAGAGGATGGGGAGGAGATGCCGGAAGAGGAAACACCAGTAAGCGATGCCAATGAAGGAGATGCTGATCAGGGTGCCAACACCTTCGGAGACAATGACAAAGACAGTGAGGAACCAATCAAGATGAATGGAGAG ATATTAGAAAATGGAGAACTAGCAGTAGATGACCTTCCCAATTCCTTGAACTTGGTGCCAATG GTTGAAGTTCAAAACAAGATGACAGATGAACAGAAAAACAACTCTAGTGTGGAGGCTGTCTTGTCTACTATAGATGTCCAAGAAGAGTTGGCCGGAGATGGTCAATCTCTCAAAGAACCAGGTATACCCACCTACCCACCAGTCAGTCGCCAAGTGTAG